The Candidatus Mycosynbacter amalyticus genome contains the following window.
TGCACATGCCCCGGTACCGTGGTTTGCCGACATGGCCGAGCGTGCCAATCGTGGAACATACCCTTTTGTACTAACCTACCATGCCGGTAGCATGAAGAAAGGTCGTTTGCTACCAGATATTGTAATTCGCCTCTACGAACGCTTTGTATTGCCCCGAACCCTTCGCGCCGCATCCAAACTGGTCGCCGTGTACCCACCGTTTATCACACAAATTCTCGGTAACTCTCGCCAAGTGCACCATATTACTCCTGGTATAGCGACAGATTTCTTTACGCCGTCAGCTACGCCTGCAATGTATGACGCGCTGTTTGTGGGGCGTCTCGAAAGAACATCTGAATGGAAAGGTGTCGATGTTGCACTTGCCGCGGTGGCTGAACTTGCGAAGCGTGGTCAGCATATAACGCTGGCGATCGCTGGCGACGGTGATGCGCGCACACAGTATACGCTTCGTGCCGATGAGTTGGGAATCGCGTCGCAGGTGACGTTTCTCGGATCGTGCGACCGCACACGGCTTCGTGATGTATATCGGGCGAGTAAATTTGTCGTATTGCCGTCTAAGACAGAGGCGGAATCATTTGGTATGGTTGTCGCCGAAGCAGCAAGCTGCGGTATACCGGCTATCGGCTCACGCGTTGGTGGTGTACCCTACGTGATCGATGACGGCGAAACGGGTATACTCGTGGAACCAGGCAGTATCGAATCGCTCGCAGATGCCATGAGCTGGTTCCTGACTGATGACGAGTGGCGCACATCGTGTGGAGCAGCGGCCCGTGAGCGCGCCACACACCTCTTTGCACTCCAGAATACTACCGAGTCCACAGAAAAAGTACTCGCCAATGCACTCCGCTCACCCCACCCCAAAAACCTCCAGATTGTCGCCTACTACCCGCCCGCTCTCGGTGGCATGGAGCGTGTAGCCGAAAACGTCGCACTTGAGCTGGCCGACTCTGGTGAAACTGTCGAAGTGGTAACATCATCTATCGGTTTCGAGCCGGATTACCACGACGAAATAAAAGATGGCTACCACGTATCTCGATTGCCTGGTGTCATGCTTGGGGGGCTGCCTGTGATACCGAGTCTGTTTTGGCATCTGCTACGTCAGCCGCGCGGCAGTATTTACCATGTGCATGTTGCACAAGCATTTATGCCAGAAGTTGCCTATCTAGCGTCTCGCCTGCGCGGCGGTACTTTTGTGGCGCATTTTCATCTCGATGTCGTGCCATCCGGTATGTTTGGTCAGCTATTTGTGCTTTACAAACAGCTCCTGTTTCCGAGAATGCTACAGCATGCCGATAAAGTTATCGTGTTTTCTGAAGATCAGCGCGAGCTTGTCATGCGCAAATATCAAGTTGATCACACTCGCGTACATATCGTACCAAACGGCATTCGTCGCGGTTTTCAGCGCCTCGCACCACGCACCACACTTTCCTCCACTCCACGCCTATTATTTGTCGGTCGATTGAGCCATCAGAAGAATCTGTCGTATTTACTTGACGCGCTTGATGGTATTTCCGATAAATTTTCGACACATATCGTCGGTGACGGCG
Protein-coding sequences here:
- a CDS encoding glycosyltransferase family 4 protein; translated protein: MKLLFVSPYYAPSVGGVQQYVADLVAAYKLEHEIIIVTTSPNHDSVTKKVEDGIVIYYLPVLRTIANTPYHPRWKSQLKEIFDYEAPDVINAHAPVPWFADMAERANRGTYPFVLTYHAGSMKKGRLLPDIVIRLYERFVLPRTLRAASKLVAVYPPFITQILGNSRQVHHITPGIATDFFTPSATPAMYDALFVGRLERTSEWKGVDVALAAVAELAKRGQHITLAIAGDGDARTQYTLRADELGIASQVTFLGSCDRTRLRDVYRASKFVVLPSKTEAESFGMVVAEAASCGIPAIGSRVGGVPYVIDDGETGILVEPGSIESLADAMSWFLTDDEWRTSCGAAARERATHLFALQNTTESTEKVLANALRSPHPKNLQIVAYYPPALGGMERVAENVALELADSGETVEVVTSSIGFEPDYHDEIKDGYHVSRLPGVMLGGLPVIPSLFWHLLRQPRGSIYHVHVAQAFMPEVAYLASRLRGGTFVAHFHLDVVPSGMFGQLFVLYKQLLFPRMLQHADKVIVFSEDQRELVMRKYQVDHTRVHIVPNGIRRGFQRLAPRTTLSSTPRLLFVGRLSHQKNLSYLLDALDGISDKFSTHIVGDGELRPELEQQAATLNLHNVAFVGRKDDDDLRQEYDNADIFVLPSEREGMPLVLIDAMAMRLPAIGTDVLGTRDMIEPGKNGQLVPLDQPAAFRQALLDAIASDADYARMSDDAYEYVRELAWPHLTRRLITEVYS